In Deinococcus maricopensis DSM 21211, one genomic interval encodes:
- a CDS encoding LptA/OstA family protein translates to MYRARILALTALLALPAWAALAQQGPATPAPTPAPGAAPAPGAAPAPAPVGTDAPAGDDTADADASAEGGISLTRKGKDGKERVLSVVTTAPSFDIGIFTICGPQDGEPEDAPSVSVASDAREPGVRITIDKNVVTAPLAVVTKKQGGDGHIEVSAGTARFLEDVPAGKTDRLSRCGVEATPAVKPDTVRVTQGRTSLKGSKLVYDEQDGLARIDGPISFQRTADRAGGAPLTGTSEQIEVNVDAETTTLVGKVTLKDGERTSRAARVEYDDAANIAILRGTAEQPAETVSGGDTLRAEAIRYNLDDGSVVAVGKLSGKFEDAGTPATPDAPAAPPPTAP, encoded by the coding sequence ATGTACCGCGCGCGCATTCTCGCCCTCACGGCCCTGCTGGCGCTGCCCGCCTGGGCGGCACTGGCCCAGCAGGGCCCCGCCACGCCCGCGCCGACACCCGCTCCGGGCGCGGCCCCGGCGCCGGGCGCCGCCCCTGCCCCCGCACCGGTGGGCACGGACGCGCCCGCCGGTGACGACACGGCGGACGCGGACGCCAGCGCGGAAGGCGGCATTTCGCTCACCCGCAAAGGCAAGGACGGCAAGGAACGCGTCCTGAGCGTCGTCACGACCGCGCCCTCGTTCGACATCGGGATCTTCACGATCTGCGGCCCGCAGGACGGCGAGCCGGAGGACGCCCCCAGTGTGTCCGTCGCGAGCGACGCGCGCGAGCCGGGCGTGCGCATCACCATCGACAAGAACGTCGTGACCGCGCCGCTCGCGGTCGTCACCAAGAAGCAGGGCGGCGACGGGCATATCGAGGTGAGTGCCGGTACCGCCCGCTTCCTCGAGGACGTCCCGGCCGGCAAGACGGACCGCCTGAGCCGCTGCGGCGTGGAGGCCACGCCCGCCGTCAAGCCCGACACGGTCCGCGTCACGCAGGGCCGCACGAGCCTGAAAGGCAGCAAGCTCGTGTACGACGAGCAAGACGGCCTCGCCCGCATCGACGGACCCATCAGCTTCCAGCGCACCGCGGACCGCGCGGGCGGCGCGCCCCTGACGGGCACCAGCGAGCAGATCGAGGTGAACGTCGATGCGGAAACCACCACACTCGTCGGCAAGGTCACCCTCAAGGACGGGGAGCGGACCAGCCGCGCGGCGCGCGTGGAGTACGACGACGCCGCGAACATCGCCATCCTGCGCGGCACCGCCGAGCAGCCGGCCGAGACGGTCAGCGGCGGCGACACGCTGCGCGCCGAGGCCATCCGGTACAACCTCGACGACGGTTCGGTCGTGGCGGTCGGGAAGCTCAGCGGGAAGTTCGAGGACGCGGGCACGCCCGCCACCCCCGACGCCCCCGCTGCCCCACCCCCGACGGCCCCCTAA
- a CDS encoding LptA/OstA family protein, with the protein MMKRTAVLTALTLTGATLAATADRILKFESKIFQGDLRNGPWTFTGKPGAPVKANVSTLGITAQKAVLSAPSGTPITSAEGKRNATFDGSVVVTRGRLTAKGGSLTYSEADGQGVLKNNPSAVFVPDKTDGGDPVNISAQAMSLDVDNNISTSTGGVKLVNGNQTGASDKLVFDETKELGAFTGNVRMNRAAKGSQKELVITGTEARILTKGKLMYVRGGVKLVQGDVTTTGNAMYYDDKKNVAYVIGNAVSVDAKNKTTVKAPASGALEQRTDLARVRTLPGGFKIPEDQFRVTGEK; encoded by the coding sequence ATGATGAAACGCACCGCTGTCCTCACCGCCCTGACCCTCACGGGCGCGACCCTCGCCGCCACCGCGGACCGCATCCTGAAGTTCGAGAGCAAGATCTTCCAGGGTGACCTGCGCAACGGCCCGTGGACGTTCACCGGGAAGCCCGGCGCGCCCGTGAAGGCGAACGTCAGCACGCTCGGCATCACCGCGCAGAAGGCCGTGCTGAGCGCGCCGAGCGGCACGCCCATCACGAGCGCCGAAGGGAAACGCAACGCGACCTTCGACGGCAGCGTCGTCGTCACGCGCGGTCGCCTCACCGCGAAGGGCGGCAGCCTCACGTACAGCGAAGCGGACGGTCAGGGCGTGCTGAAGAACAACCCCTCGGCGGTGTTCGTGCCGGACAAGACGGACGGCGGCGACCCCGTGAACATCAGCGCGCAGGCCATGAGCCTCGACGTGGACAACAACATCAGCACCAGCACCGGCGGCGTGAAACTCGTGAACGGCAACCAGACCGGCGCCAGCGACAAGCTCGTGTTCGACGAGACGAAGGAGCTCGGTGCGTTCACCGGGAACGTCCGCATGAACCGCGCCGCGAAAGGCAGCCAGAAGGAACTGGTCATCACCGGCACGGAAGCGCGCATCCTCACCAAAGGCAAGCTGATGTACGTGCGCGGCGGCGTGAAGCTCGTGCAGGGCGACGTGACCACCACCGGCAACGCCATGTACTACGACGACAAGAAGAACGTCGCGTACGTCATCGGGAACGCCGTGAGCGTCGACGCGAAGAACAAGACGACCGTGAAGGCGCCCGCGAGCGGCGCGCTGGAGCAGCGCACGGACCTCGCGCGCGTGCGCACCCTGCCGGGCGGCTTCAAAATCCCCGAAGACCAGTTCCGCGTGACCGGCGAGAAGTGA
- the ndk gene encoding nucleoside-diphosphate kinase: MERTFAMIKPDGVRRGLTAEILARIQRKGYRVVGLKQMVIPRETAEAHYGEHKERPFFGELVDFITGGPVVAIALEGENAIAGWRAMMGATNPANAAPGSIRADYATTVGENVTHGSDSPESAERELGLFFKPEELL; this comes from the coding sequence ATGGAACGCACTTTTGCCATGATCAAGCCCGACGGCGTGCGCCGCGGCCTTACCGCCGAGATTCTCGCCCGCATCCAGCGCAAGGGCTACCGCGTCGTCGGCCTCAAGCAGATGGTCATCCCCCGCGAAACCGCCGAAGCGCACTACGGTGAGCACAAGGAGCGCCCCTTCTTCGGTGAGCTGGTCGACTTCATCACCGGCGGCCCGGTGGTCGCCATTGCCCTCGAGGGCGAGAACGCCATTGCCGGCTGGCGCGCCATGATGGGCGCCACCAACCCTGCGAACGCCGCTCCCGGCAGCATCCGCGCGGACTACGCCACTACGGTCGGCGAGAACGTTACGCACGGGAGCGACAGCCCCGAGAGTGCCGAGCGCGAACTGGGCCTGTTCTTCAAGCCCGAAGAGCTGCTCTAA
- a CDS encoding NUDIX domain-containing protein, translating to MRHANWDALTPDAEQPWETLETRVAVPPPRSVHIDRVRTHAGDEIEYTYRPRGPRAVFILPVTDAGEAILIRQYRYPLRATITEVVAGGVERDEDPQGAAERELLEEVGGTAREWVALPGFYPQPSISGVVFLPYLALGVRVTDAQPERTELITPVRVPLRDAYARLEAGEIHDGPSSLTLYHARAHLHARGLI from the coding sequence ATGCGCCACGCGAACTGGGACGCCCTCACGCCCGACGCCGAGCAGCCCTGGGAAACCCTCGAGACCCGCGTTGCCGTGCCGCCCCCCCGCAGCGTCCACATTGACCGCGTGCGCACGCACGCCGGCGACGAGATCGAGTACACGTACCGCCCGCGCGGCCCGCGCGCCGTGTTCATCCTGCCCGTCACGGACGCCGGCGAGGCCATCCTGATCCGCCAGTACCGCTACCCGCTGCGCGCCACCATCACGGAGGTCGTCGCGGGCGGCGTGGAGCGCGACGAGGACCCGCAGGGCGCCGCCGAACGCGAGCTACTCGAGGAGGTCGGCGGGACGGCGCGCGAGTGGGTGGCGCTGCCCGGCTTCTACCCGCAGCCGAGCATCAGCGGCGTGGTGTTCCTGCCGTACCTCGCGCTCGGCGTGCGCGTCACCGACGCGCAGCCGGAACGCACGGAACTCATCACGCCCGTGCGCGTGCCGCTGCGCGACGCGTACGCGCGCCTCGAAGCGGGCGAGATTCACGACGGCCCCAGCAGCCTCACGCTGTACCACGCGCGCGCGCACCTGCACGCCCGGGGGCTCATCTGA
- a CDS encoding L-lactate dehydrogenase, with product MKVGIVGAGFVGATAAYALLLRGRVRDIVLVDKDERRAEAEAQDIAHAAPVSHAVQVRAGGYEALAGARVVLLTAGANQQPGETRLDLLRKNAAVFRDVVPQVRTHAPDAVLVVATNPVDVMTHLTMDLAGPDARVLGSGTVLDSARFRHEVALRAGVDPQHVHAYVLGEHGDSEVLAWSGVTVAGLGVAAFMAARGLPWDDAVRADIDGSVRDAAARIIGGKRATYYGVGAALARITEAVLRDGRAVLTVSGPSGYGVSLSLPRVVGGAGIVETLTPDLTPPETAALERSAAVLREAVRGLEG from the coding sequence ATGAAGGTCGGCATTGTCGGGGCGGGATTCGTGGGGGCGACGGCCGCGTACGCGCTGCTGCTGCGCGGGCGCGTGCGGGACATCGTCCTGGTCGATAAGGATGAGCGGCGCGCGGAGGCCGAGGCGCAGGACATTGCGCACGCAGCGCCCGTGTCGCACGCCGTGCAGGTCCGTGCGGGCGGGTACGAGGCCCTGGCGGGCGCGCGGGTGGTGCTGCTCACCGCCGGCGCGAACCAGCAGCCGGGCGAGACGCGCCTGGACCTGCTGCGCAAGAACGCCGCGGTGTTCCGCGACGTGGTGCCGCAGGTGCGGACGCACGCGCCGGACGCGGTGCTGGTCGTGGCGACGAACCCGGTGGACGTCATGACGCACCTCACCATGGACCTCGCCGGGCCGGACGCGCGCGTGCTCGGCAGCGGCACGGTGCTGGACAGCGCGCGCTTCCGGCATGAGGTGGCGCTCCGCGCGGGCGTGGACCCGCAGCACGTGCACGCGTACGTCCTCGGGGAGCACGGGGACAGCGAGGTGCTCGCGTGGTCCGGCGTGACGGTCGCGGGGTTGGGCGTGGCGGCGTTCATGGCGGCGCGGGGCCTGCCGTGGGATGACGCGGTGCGCGCGGACATCGACGGGAGCGTCCGCGACGCGGCGGCGCGCATCATCGGTGGGAAACGCGCGACGTACTACGGGGTCGGCGCGGCGCTCGCGCGCATCACCGAGGCGGTCTTGCGGGATGGCCGGGCGGTGCTGACCGTGAGCGGCCCGAGCGGGTACGGCGTGAGCCTGAGCCTGCCGCGCGTGGTGGGCGGCGCGGGCATCGTCGAGACGCTCACGCCGGACCTGACGCCGCCGGAGACGGCCGCGCTGGAACGCAGCGCGGCCGTGCTCCGCGAGGCCGTGCGCGGCCTGGAAGGTTAG
- a CDS encoding ROK family protein produces the protein MPTLTPVSSALALDIGGSHVTAAVVDASARAVLPSSRIHAPVPQDAPADVILEAWADAARHAAGAARVDAIGLAVPAPFEYATGVSRLQHKFAALYGLNVLGGLRACLAGTPLAALPVVFGNDADLFALGEWWAGAARGEARVIGVTLGTGLGAGFIDAGAVITDRVDVPPGGELWNTPYLDGIAEAYACGAAVTRAYAAQTGETASAAEVARRAPHDPAARAAFETLGRHLGAILRPHVAAFGASCVVVGGNVARAWPLFSHALQGALPGVACRPSVRFDEAALLGAAVLTQRAP, from the coding sequence GTGCCCACGCTCACGCCTGTTTCCTCGGCCCTTGCGCTCGACATTGGCGGCAGTCATGTGACCGCGGCGGTCGTGGACGCGTCCGCGCGCGCCGTCCTGCCGTCCTCCCGTATCCATGCGCCCGTCCCGCAGGACGCGCCCGCCGACGTGATTCTGGAGGCGTGGGCGGACGCGGCGCGCCACGCGGCGGGCGCGGCGCGCGTGGACGCCATCGGGCTGGCGGTGCCCGCGCCGTTCGAGTACGCCACCGGCGTGTCGCGCCTGCAGCACAAGTTCGCGGCGCTGTACGGCCTGAACGTGCTCGGTGGCCTGCGGGCGTGCTTGGCGGGGACGCCGCTCGCGGCCCTGCCGGTGGTGTTCGGGAACGACGCGGACCTGTTCGCCCTCGGGGAGTGGTGGGCGGGCGCGGCGCGTGGTGAAGCCCGCGTAATCGGCGTGACGCTCGGCACGGGCCTGGGGGCCGGGTTCATCGACGCGGGCGCGGTGATCACGGACCGCGTGGACGTGCCGCCGGGCGGGGAGCTGTGGAACACGCCGTACCTGGACGGTATCGCCGAGGCGTACGCGTGCGGCGCGGCCGTCACCCGCGCGTACGCCGCGCAGACGGGGGAGACGGCCAGCGCCGCCGAAGTCGCGCGCCGCGCCCCCCACGACCCGGCTGCCCGCGCGGCGTTCGAGACGCTCGGGCGGCACCTGGGCGCCATCCTGCGTCCGCACGTGGCGGCGTTCGGCGCGTCGTGTGTGGTGGTGGGCGGCAATGTGGCGCGCGCGTGGCCGCTGTTCAGCCACGCGCTCCAGGGAGCGCTTCCGGGGGTGGCCTGCCGCCCGAGCGTACGGTTCGACGAGGCGGCGCTGCTGGGCGCGGCCGTCCTCACCCAGCGCGCGCCGTAA
- a CDS encoding AIM24 family protein, with the protein MSLRDFLARTAERDNPGDVFELESSKMLEVKVNGRIWSKMGAMIAYTGNMTFKREGMLEGGVMKALMRAVSQESGPLVKIEGRGTCYLADQGKEIAIMRLQGDALNVNGNDLLAFEDSLQHDIVMMHRVAGMAAGGLFSVRLRGNGMAAILSHGKPLTLRVTPGEPIFTDPNATIAWSEHLQPQIRVDASLRSMFGRGGGETLQMVFQGDGFVIVQPYEEVPEISKSSSSGGNLGNLGDLFD; encoded by the coding sequence GTGTCACTGCGGGACTTCCTGGCGCGCACCGCCGAGCGGGACAACCCCGGGGACGTGTTCGAGCTTGAAAGCAGCAAGATGCTGGAGGTGAAGGTCAACGGGCGCATCTGGAGCAAGATGGGCGCGATGATCGCCTACACCGGCAACATGACCTTCAAGCGGGAAGGCATGCTGGAGGGGGGCGTCATGAAAGCCCTGATGCGCGCCGTCAGTCAGGAGAGCGGACCGCTCGTGAAGATCGAGGGGCGCGGCACGTGCTACCTCGCGGATCAGGGCAAGGAAATCGCGATCATGCGCCTGCAGGGCGACGCGCTGAACGTGAACGGCAATGACCTGCTGGCGTTCGAGGACAGCCTGCAGCACGACATCGTGATGATGCACCGCGTTGCGGGCATGGCGGCGGGCGGGCTGTTCAGCGTGCGCCTGCGCGGAAACGGCATGGCCGCCATCCTGTCGCACGGGAAGCCGCTGACGTTGCGGGTCACGCCGGGCGAGCCGATCTTCACGGACCCGAACGCCACCATCGCGTGGAGTGAGCACCTGCAGCCGCAGATTCGCGTGGACGCCAGCCTGCGCAGCATGTTCGGGCGGGGCGGCGGCGAGACGCTCCAGATGGTCTTCCAGGGGGACGGGTTCGTGATCGTCCAGCCGTACGAGGAAGTGCCGGAGATCAGCAAGTCCAGCAGTTCCGGCGGGAACCTCGGGAATCTCGGCGACCTGTTCGACTGA
- a CDS encoding pyridoxal phosphate-dependent aminotransferase — translation MSRIPLSSKVRALKPSSTVAVTSRALELRRAGVDVISMSVGEPDFDTPAHIKAAAARALSEGKTKYTPVNGIGELREAIAAKFERENGLTFTPDAVTVTSGGKQAIFNALFALLDAGDQVIIPAPYWVSYPEMVRFVGGEPVEVHTRAEDGFALDPDAVAAAITPRTRVILLNSPGNPTGAVYPREVLQAVADLARAHDLVLLTDEMYEHLVYDAEHVSVGTLAPERTITINGASKAYAMTGWRIGYAAGPADVIRAMNAIQSQSTSNASSVAQWAALEALTNVDATAAFVSGALAAYRERRDRIVSGLNALGLRTPTPDGAFYVMADTTPIHADELEAARRILDDARVAVVPGTDFAAPGMVRLSYATSLPLIDEALKRIGGLLQGQ, via the coding sequence ATGTCCCGCATTCCGCTGTCTTCGAAAGTCCGCGCGCTCAAGCCGTCCAGCACCGTCGCCGTCACTTCCCGCGCGCTGGAACTCCGCCGTGCCGGCGTGGACGTGATCAGCATGTCGGTGGGCGAACCGGACTTCGACACGCCCGCGCACATCAAGGCCGCTGCCGCGCGCGCCCTGAGCGAAGGGAAAACGAAGTACACGCCCGTGAACGGCATCGGTGAACTGCGCGAAGCCATCGCCGCGAAGTTCGAGCGCGAGAACGGCCTGACGTTCACGCCGGACGCCGTGACGGTCACGAGCGGCGGGAAGCAGGCGATCTTCAACGCGCTGTTCGCGCTGCTCGACGCGGGCGACCAGGTGATCATCCCCGCGCCGTACTGGGTGAGCTACCCGGAAATGGTCCGCTTCGTCGGCGGCGAGCCCGTGGAGGTCCACACCCGCGCCGAGGACGGCTTCGCGCTCGACCCGGACGCCGTCGCCGCCGCCATTACGCCCCGCACGCGCGTCATCCTGCTGAACAGCCCCGGCAACCCCACGGGCGCCGTGTACCCCCGCGAGGTCCTGCAGGCCGTCGCGGACCTCGCGCGCGCCCACGACCTCGTGCTCCTCACGGACGAGATGTACGAGCACCTCGTGTACGACGCCGAACACGTGAGCGTCGGCACGCTCGCGCCGGAACGCACCATCACGATCAACGGTGCCAGCAAGGCCTACGCCATGACCGGCTGGCGCATCGGGTACGCGGCTGGGCCCGCCGACGTGATCCGCGCCATGAACGCCATCCAGAGCCAATCCACCAGCAACGCCAGCAGCGTCGCGCAGTGGGCGGCCCTCGAGGCGCTCACGAACGTGGACGCCACCGCCGCGTTCGTGAGTGGCGCGCTCGCCGCGTACCGGGAGCGCCGCGACCGCATCGTGAGCGGCCTGAACGCCCTTGGCCTGCGCACGCCCACGCCGGACGGCGCATTCTACGTCATGGCCGACACCACGCCCATCCACGCGGACGAACTGGAAGCCGCGCGGCGCATTCTGGACGACGCGCGGGTGGCCGTCGTGCCCGGCACGGACTTTGCCGCGCCGGGCATGGTGCGGCTCAGCTACGCCACCAGCCTGCCCCTGATCGACGAAGCCCTCAAGCGCATCGGCGGACTCCTCCAGGGTCAGTGA
- a CDS encoding acyl-CoA dehydrogenase family protein, with protein MLDYLHALDLLAPEDRAARASVRAFADAELLPHIGGWWDAGHAPTRDLMQRFGALGLLGPKTPEAYGGAGASSAAYGVMMYELERADSGLRSMASVQGSLVMYPILAYGSDAQRRRYLPELAAGRLIGCFGLTEADGGSDPGAMRTRARRDGQHYVLNGTKMWITNSPLADVALVWAKDDDGHVRGFLVDRDTPGLHTPTIERKMSLRASTTGEVVLDDVRVPAEQMLPDARGLKGPLSCLTQARYGIAWGALGALEAVYAATLAYTTERTTFGRPLAARQLVQDKLVGMLTAHTTGLLLAARLGQLADAGALTPAQVSLGKRTNVRAALNAARAARELHGGNGITTEYPVIRHMLNLETVDTYEGTHDVHTLIVGRDLTGLNALE; from the coding sequence ATGCTCGACTACCTGCACGCCCTGGACCTGCTGGCTCCCGAGGACCGCGCGGCGCGCGCGAGCGTCCGCGCCTTCGCGGACGCCGAACTGCTCCCGCACATCGGGGGGTGGTGGGACGCGGGGCACGCCCCCACCCGCGACCTGATGCAGCGTTTCGGGGCGCTCGGCCTGCTCGGCCCGAAAACCCCCGAAGCGTACGGCGGAGCGGGCGCGAGCAGCGCCGCGTACGGCGTCATGATGTACGAACTGGAACGCGCCGACAGCGGCCTGCGGTCCATGGCGAGCGTGCAGGGCAGCCTGGTGATGTACCCGATTCTCGCGTACGGCAGCGACGCGCAGCGCCGACGGTACCTGCCGGAACTCGCTGCGGGCCGCCTGATCGGTTGCTTCGGCCTCACGGAAGCGGACGGCGGGTCCGACCCGGGCGCCATGCGCACCCGCGCGCGCCGCGACGGCCAGCACTACGTCCTGAACGGCACGAAGATGTGGATCACCAACAGCCCCCTCGCGGACGTGGCCCTCGTGTGGGCCAAGGACGACGACGGGCACGTCCGCGGCTTCCTCGTGGACCGCGACACGCCCGGCTTGCACACTCCCACCATCGAACGCAAGATGAGCCTGCGCGCCAGCACGACCGGCGAGGTGGTGCTGGACGACGTGCGCGTGCCCGCCGAGCAGATGCTGCCGGACGCACGCGGCCTCAAGGGCCCCCTGTCGTGCCTTACGCAGGCGCGGTACGGCATCGCCTGGGGCGCACTCGGCGCGCTCGAAGCCGTCTACGCCGCGACGCTCGCCTACACGACCGAACGCACGACCTTCGGTCGACCCCTGGCCGCGCGGCAGCTCGTGCAGGACAAACTGGTCGGTATGCTGACCGCGCACACGACCGGCCTGCTGCTCGCTGCGCGCCTCGGGCAGCTCGCGGACGCCGGCGCCCTCACGCCCGCGCAGGTGAGCCTCGGGAAGCGCACGAACGTCCGCGCGGCGCTGAACGCCGCGCGCGCCGCGCGGGAACTGCACGGCGGGAACGGCATCACCACCGAGTACCCGGTCATCCGGCACATGCTGAACCTCGAAACCGTCGACACCTACGAGGGCACGCACGACGTGCACACCCTGATCGTCGGGCGGGACCTCACTGGCCTGAACGCCCTGGAGTGA
- a CDS encoding IMPACT family protein: protein MSADLTPFTTLAGPAERAAVIGGSDFLTYAERTDTPDDALAFVARIRARHPDATHVCWAYRLRGAYRWADDGEPGGTAGAPILRAIEGQGVDRVSVAVVRYYGGTKLGTGGLARAYGGEAAETLRTAARETVRPRVPARATVPFDQVSALYHLLTQYDVARGEEVYTERGLSLTLDLYPDDVDPFRQALTDATRGTGQLKD, encoded by the coding sequence CTGAGCGCGGACCTCACGCCGTTCACGACCCTGGCCGGCCCGGCCGAACGCGCCGCCGTCATCGGCGGCAGTGACTTCCTCACGTACGCCGAACGCACCGACACGCCCGACGACGCGCTCGCATTCGTCGCGCGCATCCGCGCGCGCCACCCGGACGCCACGCACGTCTGCTGGGCGTACCGCCTGCGCGGCGCGTACCGCTGGGCGGACGACGGCGAACCGGGCGGCACCGCCGGCGCGCCCATCCTGCGCGCCATCGAGGGGCAGGGCGTGGACCGCGTGAGCGTCGCCGTCGTCCGCTACTACGGCGGTACGAAGCTCGGCACGGGCGGCCTCGCCCGCGCGTACGGCGGCGAAGCCGCCGAGACGCTCCGCACCGCCGCGCGCGAAACGGTGCGCCCGCGCGTCCCCGCCCGCGCGACCGTCCCGTTCGACCAGGTGAGCGCCCTGTACCACCTGCTCACGCAGTACGACGTCGCCCGCGGCGAGGAGGTCTACACCGAACGCGGCCTGTCCCTCACACTCGACCTCTACCCGGACGACGTTGACCCGTTTCGGCAGGCCCTCACGGACGCCACGCGGGGCACCGGCCAACTGAAGGACTAA
- a CDS encoding TatD family hydrolase yields MFDTHCHLDYLDDPASARAELGLTGMVCIGADPQHARNAIALAEAYADVYATVGLHPTDAKAQDNAETRALIESMSGHARVVGIGETGLDDYWHDDERAEQRAAFAWQLDLARRRDLPVVIHTRDKAGTETASLGCIEELRNAGWRRGILHCCNGHVGLLEAALELGFHVGFAGNVTYKNAREIQAAAQVVPLDRLLLETDAPFLAPVPKRGKPNRPGYVRYTLQFIAGLRGLEEAELERLTDENARRVYGLA; encoded by the coding sequence ATGTTCGACACGCACTGCCACCTCGATTACCTGGATGACCCGGCGAGCGCCCGCGCGGAGCTGGGCCTGACCGGCATGGTCTGTATCGGCGCGGACCCGCAGCACGCGCGCAACGCCATTGCGCTCGCGGAGGCGTACGCGGACGTGTACGCGACGGTCGGCCTGCACCCCACGGACGCGAAGGCGCAGGACAACGCGGAGACGCGCGCGCTCATTGAGTCGATGAGCGGGCACGCGCGCGTCGTCGGCATCGGGGAGACGGGCCTGGACGATTACTGGCATGACGATGAGCGCGCGGAGCAGCGCGCGGCGTTCGCGTGGCAGCTGGACCTCGCGCGGCGCCGGGACCTGCCGGTGGTGATTCACACGCGCGACAAGGCCGGCACGGAGACGGCGTCGCTGGGCTGCATCGAGGAGCTGCGGAACGCTGGGTGGCGGCGGGGCATCCTGCACTGCTGCAACGGGCACGTGGGGCTGCTGGAGGCGGCGCTGGAGTTGGGGTTCCACGTGGGGTTCGCGGGGAACGTGACGTACAAGAACGCGCGGGAGATTCAGGCGGCGGCGCAGGTGGTGCCGCTGGACCGGCTGCTCCTGGAGACGGACGCGCCGTTCCTGGCGCCGGTGCCGAAGCGTGGGAAGCCGAACCGCCCGGGGTACGTGCGGTACACGCTGCAGTTCATCGCGGGGCTGCGCGGCCTGGAGGAAGCGGAGCTGGAGCGCCTCACGGATGAGAATGCCCGGCGGGTGTATGGCCTCGCCTGA